In the genome of Sorangium aterium, one region contains:
- a CDS encoding DUF2325 domain-containing protein — MKAERRSQAVDRKREDQTVLVIGGSGGMSSRYRDVVEKHGWSLRHYENRVPPGSRHGVGRIALIVIMVTMVSHALRDQMQTLAADGAPVVYLRSASVSALRAALEQRAA; from the coding sequence ATGAAGGCGGAGCGGCGTTCCCAGGCGGTCGACAGGAAGCGCGAGGATCAGACGGTGCTCGTCATCGGGGGCAGCGGCGGCATGTCGAGCCGCTACCGCGATGTGGTCGAGAAGCACGGCTGGTCGCTGCGCCATTACGAGAACCGCGTGCCGCCGGGCTCGCGCCACGGCGTGGGGAGGATCGCGCTCATCGTGATCATGGTGACGATGGTCTCGCACGCGCTGCGCGATCAGATGCAGACCCTCGCGGCGGACGGGGCTCCCGTCGTGTACCTGCGCAGCGCCTCCGTCTCGGCGCTGCGGGCCGCGCTCGAGCAGCGGGCCGCCTGA
- a CDS encoding caspase family protein, with translation MNDQRSSGPHDARMSEPRTSSPTFRALLIGIDFYFRNSLPNGATYLSLRGCVSDVDRVEKALRARVTMPHDIRTLLSPNVGDEVPGGPESAWPTYKNMKAALDGLLARTQPGDHVYIHYSGHGGRVLTKFTDLKPGGFDETLVPTDIGDGSRYLRDLDLAYYLDQLTRNNQATVTIVLDSCHSGGATRGVSIATRCATGAREGTDPTLDTAERPTDGVAPDDELFAAWTRLAATGSGRRAAIATTWLPEARDYVLLAACRDVETALEVRSEGGQSTGVLTAAFLEALEGLGKDQTWKTLYEGVLASVHSKYPSQTPQLLGQEERQVLGAELRPVVHTARVDEIDAPNRNLKLSAGLVTGTPVGAKFGIYPPGTTDFTQVNLRAGVATVFKVMAVESWASLEEGAAIDAVALGAPALLEDLGSIELRRAVNLFHRNDLPPEIDQDQALDAVGAEIKTRGRGFLELVSGGTPHYQVALDKDRRYEIWDPSGEPIRNVGTVAIGAQDAAKVVVDRLIHLLRYQAILKVADPTSGLKDRIRIELLAPPQGWSESRPPEGGTVIEPDGDACVIEPDNWLFVHVVNESDSPVNVAVVDLGDDWGIRALEPPPPEGHILPTRRYSTVDARSEARFALQFFLSQGRASSLDVIKIFATLDDADFWWLLHTSIDSPVTRSLTTRDTAAFDALFRLREALDAEENALRSVRPRSAPGEAWTARQLRVDTRRK, from the coding sequence ATGAACGACCAACGCAGCTCCGGCCCCCACGACGCGAGGATGAGCGAACCGCGGACGTCGAGCCCGACGTTCCGGGCGTTGCTCATCGGCATCGACTTCTATTTTCGGAACTCTCTCCCGAACGGCGCGACGTACTTGTCGCTGCGCGGCTGCGTGAGCGACGTCGACCGCGTCGAGAAGGCGCTGCGCGCGCGGGTGACCATGCCGCACGACATCAGGACGCTCCTTTCGCCGAACGTCGGGGACGAGGTGCCCGGTGGGCCGGAGAGCGCTTGGCCTACCTACAAGAACATGAAGGCGGCGCTGGATGGGCTGCTCGCCCGTACGCAGCCGGGCGACCACGTGTACATTCACTACTCCGGCCACGGCGGCCGCGTGCTCACGAAGTTCACCGACCTGAAGCCCGGCGGGTTTGACGAGACGCTCGTGCCGACGGACATCGGCGACGGCTCGCGCTACCTGCGCGACCTCGACCTCGCGTATTACCTCGACCAGCTCACGAGGAACAACCAGGCGACCGTGACCATCGTGCTCGACAGCTGCCACTCCGGCGGCGCGACGCGTGGAGTCAGCATCGCGACGCGCTGCGCGACGGGCGCCCGCGAGGGCACGGATCCCACGCTCGACACCGCGGAGCGCCCGACGGACGGCGTGGCCCCCGACGACGAGCTGTTCGCCGCGTGGACGCGGCTCGCAGCGACGGGCAGCGGGCGGCGCGCGGCGATCGCCACGACCTGGCTCCCCGAGGCCAGGGACTACGTGCTCCTCGCGGCGTGCCGCGACGTGGAGACCGCGCTCGAGGTGCGCTCGGAAGGTGGCCAGTCGACGGGCGTGCTGACCGCGGCGTTCCTCGAGGCGCTCGAGGGGCTCGGCAAGGACCAGACCTGGAAGACGCTCTACGAGGGCGTGCTCGCGAGCGTGCACAGCAAGTATCCGTCGCAGACTCCCCAGCTCCTGGGTCAGGAGGAGCGGCAGGTCCTCGGGGCCGAGCTGCGGCCGGTCGTGCACACGGCGAGGGTCGACGAGATCGACGCTCCGAACCGGAACCTGAAGCTGAGCGCCGGTCTCGTGACGGGCACCCCCGTGGGCGCGAAATTCGGGATCTACCCCCCGGGGACCACGGACTTCACGCAGGTCAACCTGCGCGCGGGAGTCGCCACCGTCTTCAAGGTGATGGCCGTGGAGAGCTGGGCGTCGCTGGAGGAGGGCGCCGCGATCGATGCTGTAGCGCTTGGCGCGCCCGCGCTCCTCGAGGACCTGGGATCCATCGAGCTGCGGCGGGCGGTCAACCTCTTTCACCGGAACGACCTGCCGCCGGAGATCGATCAGGATCAGGCGCTCGACGCCGTGGGCGCGGAGATCAAGACGAGAGGGCGAGGGTTCCTCGAGCTCGTCTCCGGCGGGACACCGCACTACCAGGTCGCTCTCGACAAGGATCGTCGCTACGAGATCTGGGACCCGTCGGGCGAGCCCATCCGGAATGTGGGGACGGTGGCGATCGGCGCACAGGATGCCGCCAAGGTCGTCGTCGATCGGCTGATCCATCTCCTCCGGTATCAGGCCATCCTGAAGGTCGCCGATCCGACCTCGGGGCTCAAGGACCGTATCCGCATCGAGCTCCTCGCCCCGCCGCAGGGGTGGTCGGAGAGCAGGCCGCCCGAGGGCGGGACCGTGATCGAGCCGGACGGCGACGCGTGCGTCATCGAGCCTGACAACTGGCTGTTCGTCCACGTCGTGAACGAGAGCGACAGCCCTGTCAACGTCGCCGTCGTCGATCTCGGCGATGACTGGGGGATCCGTGCCCTCGAACCTCCGCCGCCTGAGGGGCACATCCTCCCCACGCGGCGATATTCCACCGTGGACGCCAGGAGCGAGGCCCGTTTTGCGTTGCAGTTCTTCCTTTCCCAGGGGCGCGCCTCGTCGCTCGACGTCATCAAGATCTTCGCGACCCTCGACGATGCGGATTTCTGGTGGCTCCTGCACACGTCGATCGACAGCCCCGTGACCCGGTCGCTGACCACGAGGGACACGGCCGCATTCGACGCGCTGTTCCGGCTACGCGAGGCGCTCGACGCGGAGGAGAACGCGCTGCGCAGCGTGCGCCCCAGGTCCGCGCCGGGTGAGGCGTGGACCGCGAGACAGCTCCGCGTCGACACGCGGCGGAAGTGA
- a CDS encoding caspase family protein — protein sequence MADPKESDANEPPSGRNVRPISPSFYGNYAEKWAVIVGISRYKDAGLNLRYAARDAEDLDKLLRTSCGFKSANVQLLLDEQATTGRITWALRSFLKKTARDDIIVLYFACHGQPDVGARGNIFYLITWDTDPRDVGSTALPMREVQNALNDYVLAERGLILVDTCHGSPIGGSTRARSVNAGDVMNQQAEALSKAQAGIATISSTRANETAQEGAQWDGGHGVFTYFLLKGLRGEAAEDDTGKVTVSSLYDYVSKNVTEATEPAPQHPWISGNGFDNSLPLAWRSTLDIEERLVLGRHLADIARLLADRVSMDLASALFVENTVDLGLARLDAGDVDRAIPIFQAVVSQGGEGAVESAYYLGLALAKAHGEGAGAARQALELFLAKAPDDPRATFARDLLTNPERRASAGTRRALLIGVNYDARGTSEDVAEEKDARSLREVLIDRWGFAAGDATLLCGPQATRDGILSALEKLVESASEDDAVVVFYSGMSGPSPAGASMLLPYRVSSGGAAADAGPPDASIAQDDVHRSLQRIRSRRKTLIMDTNISPKLIELARGASYAALFGAGAGQHAITVPIDERYGRRGLFSWALVEQLKTALPGTTLEELRDRIAATIHARRSKRQQDPHLSGTGPLSHRLDPVSMDHLTLFELSRRRRFDGFARHELEARSAAVLRTFPAPPPELHYAAGRGFLEQGAYVRAAEALAASASARAPTEPEALMAVGVAQIGAGQREAAAGSLHGYLGAFTPTEQAPLVKDVTTLIARLEQGNRFAVIVGIDAYGHPGVPRPRGAVNDAHALVQVLIDRYGFLSENVRLLLDGAASRAAIVAAFKDLAARPEDSAALFYFAGNGSFNAKGDPTIVSADGRSEGVLDIALRELDELAGRGSARLVTIMDAGWTSRTIAEGARYVEADPRPVPLRRVLIGPRSFEVPPRVGRLTALNGSINMASTSDDWPMVEKRMPLSPPGSGDAVHGLLTYEMVKVLRAAQPTALTWRELFGMIPATLNVDITGEGMEEIAFDDRLLDSARACLTNLDREPARRALAVLERADIPNRLLWRGIAYSVLENHKDSIEALEAFIQEKEGKLSTAAHYHLGRVLFRSGRDLDRAVSELRWVTQQDPRNPAAFLYLGRALRARAKSDIRGEAAMAYIKYLESGAPPGYEDEAWSFLTARGE from the coding sequence ATGGCGGATCCCAAGGAAAGCGACGCGAACGAGCCTCCGAGCGGCCGAAACGTGCGGCCGATCAGCCCTTCCTTCTATGGCAACTACGCGGAGAAGTGGGCCGTGATCGTGGGGATATCCAGGTACAAAGATGCGGGCCTCAACTTGAGATACGCGGCTCGCGACGCGGAGGACCTGGACAAGCTCCTCAGGACGAGCTGCGGCTTCAAGAGCGCCAATGTCCAGCTCCTGCTCGATGAGCAGGCGACGACAGGCAGGATCACCTGGGCGCTCCGGAGCTTCCTCAAGAAAACTGCCAGGGACGATATCATCGTTCTCTACTTCGCGTGCCACGGCCAGCCGGACGTAGGGGCCCGAGGCAACATCTTCTATCTGATCACATGGGACACCGACCCCAGAGACGTCGGGTCCACGGCCCTGCCGATGCGGGAGGTGCAGAACGCCCTGAACGACTACGTGCTGGCCGAGCGAGGGCTCATCCTGGTCGATACCTGCCACGGCTCGCCGATCGGCGGCTCGACGCGGGCGCGGAGCGTCAACGCGGGCGACGTGATGAACCAGCAGGCGGAGGCGCTCAGCAAGGCACAGGCGGGGATCGCGACGATCTCGTCCACGCGAGCGAACGAGACGGCGCAAGAAGGCGCGCAGTGGGACGGCGGCCACGGCGTCTTCACGTACTTTCTCCTCAAAGGGCTGCGCGGCGAGGCCGCCGAGGACGACACCGGCAAGGTGACCGTGAGCAGCCTCTACGATTACGTGAGCAAGAACGTGACGGAGGCCACGGAGCCCGCGCCTCAACACCCCTGGATCAGCGGAAACGGCTTCGACAACAGCCTGCCGCTCGCCTGGAGGTCGACGCTCGACATCGAGGAGCGGCTGGTGCTCGGCCGCCATCTCGCCGACATCGCGCGGCTCCTGGCCGATCGGGTCAGTATGGACCTGGCCAGCGCGCTCTTCGTCGAAAACACGGTGGATCTCGGCCTCGCGCGCCTCGATGCCGGGGACGTCGACCGCGCCATCCCGATCTTCCAGGCCGTGGTGAGCCAGGGCGGAGAGGGCGCCGTCGAGTCGGCGTACTACCTGGGCCTCGCGCTCGCGAAGGCGCACGGCGAGGGCGCGGGCGCGGCAAGGCAAGCTCTCGAGCTCTTCCTCGCGAAGGCCCCCGACGACCCGCGAGCGACCTTTGCGCGCGATCTCTTGACGAATCCGGAGCGCCGCGCGAGCGCGGGCACCCGGCGCGCGCTGCTGATCGGCGTCAACTACGATGCTCGGGGAACGAGCGAGGACGTGGCGGAGGAGAAAGACGCGCGCTCGCTTCGCGAGGTCTTGATCGACCGGTGGGGCTTCGCCGCCGGCGACGCGACCTTGCTCTGCGGGCCCCAGGCGACGCGAGACGGCATCCTGAGCGCGCTGGAGAAGCTCGTCGAGTCAGCGTCCGAGGATGACGCGGTGGTCGTCTTCTACAGCGGCATGAGCGGCCCCTCGCCCGCCGGAGCCTCCATGCTCCTTCCCTACCGCGTCAGCAGCGGCGGCGCAGCAGCGGACGCCGGGCCCCCCGACGCGTCGATCGCGCAGGACGACGTTCATAGGAGCCTCCAGCGCATCCGCTCACGGCGCAAGACGCTCATCATGGACACGAACATATCGCCGAAGCTGATCGAGCTCGCCCGCGGTGCATCCTACGCCGCCCTGTTCGGCGCCGGCGCCGGACAGCATGCCATCACCGTGCCCATCGATGAGCGCTACGGCCGCCGCGGGCTCTTTTCATGGGCACTGGTCGAGCAGCTCAAGACGGCGCTACCTGGCACCACGCTGGAAGAGCTCAGGGACAGGATCGCGGCGACGATTCACGCCCGTCGGAGCAAGCGTCAGCAAGATCCGCACCTGAGCGGGACAGGACCTCTGTCCCACCGCCTCGATCCGGTGAGCATGGACCATCTCACCCTCTTCGAGCTGAGCCGGCGCCGACGCTTCGACGGGTTCGCGCGCCACGAGCTCGAGGCGCGCTCCGCTGCGGTCCTCCGCACGTTCCCCGCGCCGCCGCCCGAGCTGCACTACGCCGCCGGTCGCGGCTTCCTCGAGCAAGGAGCGTACGTTCGGGCAGCGGAGGCGCTGGCCGCGTCGGCGAGCGCGCGCGCGCCCACCGAGCCGGAGGCGCTCATGGCGGTCGGCGTCGCCCAGATCGGCGCTGGACAGCGGGAGGCCGCGGCCGGCTCGCTCCATGGATACCTCGGCGCCTTCACCCCGACGGAGCAGGCGCCGCTGGTAAAGGACGTGACCACGCTCATCGCGCGGCTCGAGCAAGGCAACCGCTTCGCTGTCATCGTCGGAATCGACGCGTATGGCCATCCGGGCGTGCCCCGCCCGCGGGGCGCGGTCAACGACGCGCACGCGCTGGTTCAGGTGCTCATCGATCGGTACGGGTTCCTGTCGGAGAACGTGCGCTTGCTCCTCGACGGCGCCGCGAGCCGCGCCGCGATCGTCGCGGCGTTCAAGGACCTCGCCGCGAGGCCGGAGGACTCTGCCGCGCTCTTCTATTTTGCCGGCAACGGCTCCTTCAACGCGAAAGGTGATCCGACGATCGTGAGCGCGGACGGGCGAAGCGAAGGCGTGCTCGACATCGCGCTGCGCGAGCTCGACGAGCTCGCCGGTCGGGGCTCGGCGCGGCTCGTCACCATCATGGACGCCGGCTGGACGAGCAGGACAATCGCTGAAGGGGCGAGGTACGTCGAGGCGGATCCGCGGCCGGTCCCGCTTCGGCGCGTCCTGATCGGGCCCCGGAGCTTCGAGGTTCCCCCCCGCGTCGGCAGGCTGACCGCGCTCAATGGATCCATCAACATGGCAAGCACGAGCGACGACTGGCCGATGGTCGAGAAGCGCATGCCCCTGTCGCCGCCCGGCTCCGGCGACGCGGTTCACGGTCTCTTGACCTACGAGATGGTCAAGGTGCTGAGAGCAGCCCAGCCGACCGCGCTGACGTGGCGAGAGCTGTTCGGGATGATCCCGGCGACCCTTAACGTGGACATCACCGGAGAGGGAATGGAGGAGATCGCGTTCGACGACAGGCTCCTGGACAGCGCCCGCGCGTGCCTCACGAACCTCGATCGCGAGCCGGCCCGCCGTGCGCTCGCCGTGCTCGAGCGCGCTGACATACCCAACCGACTCCTGTGGCGTGGGATCGCCTACTCCGTGCTTGAGAACCACAAGGACAGCATCGAGGCGCTCGAAGCGTTCATCCAGGAAAAGGAGGGGAAGCTATCGACCGCGGCGCACTATCACCTTGGCCGCGTGCTCTTCAGGAGCGGGCGTGACCTGGACCGCGCCGTGAGCGAGCTGCGCTGGGTGACGCAGCAGGATCCCAGGAACCCCGCCGCGTTTCTTTATCTGGGCAGGGCGCTCCGTGCCCGCGCCAAGAGCGACATCCGAGGGGAGGCGGCGATGGCCTACATCAAATACCTCGAGTCCGGCGCGCCTCCCGGCTACGAGGACGAGGCATGGAGTTTCCTGACAGCGAGAGGAGAGTAG
- a CDS encoding PH domain-containing protein, protein MKPCPFCAEQIQDAAIKCRFCGSMLDERAPVAAAPTAPLAHAGSAPAHAGGALAPAPGAARVLFEGTPSWKAWFWSYLAAGVLSLVLVGLIWLGILHWKRKSLRYKITDRTIDYEAGLLTRRIETLQLWRVLDIDLRQTFMQRLLDVAEIRVFTKDASDPELVIRGLPASRELFEALKNAAELARQQRVLGVVQ, encoded by the coding sequence GTGAAGCCCTGCCCCTTCTGCGCGGAGCAGATCCAGGACGCCGCGATCAAGTGCCGATTCTGCGGCAGCATGCTCGACGAGCGAGCGCCCGTGGCTGCGGCCCCCACCGCGCCGCTCGCCCACGCTGGCAGCGCGCCCGCCCACGCCGGCGGCGCGCTCGCCCCCGCGCCAGGCGCGGCGCGCGTCCTCTTCGAGGGGACTCCGAGCTGGAAGGCGTGGTTCTGGTCCTACCTGGCGGCGGGCGTGCTCTCGCTCGTGCTGGTGGGCCTCATCTGGCTCGGCATCCTGCACTGGAAGCGCAAGAGCCTCCGCTACAAGATCACCGATCGCACGATCGACTACGAGGCCGGCCTGCTCACGCGCCGGATCGAGACCCTGCAGCTCTGGCGGGTCCTCGACATCGACCTCCGGCAGACGTTCATGCAGCGGCTGCTCGACGTCGCAGAGATCCGCGTGTTCACGAAGGACGCGAGCGACCCGGAGCTCGTCATCCGGGGGCTGCCGGCGTCGCGCGAGCTGTTCGAGGCGCTCAAGAACGCGGCGGAGCTCGCGCGCCAGCAGCGCGTGCTCGGCGTCGTGCAGTGA
- a CDS encoding GIY-YIG nuclease family protein, whose product MTAAWHVYILRCGDGSFYTGIARDVEARVAQHAAGRGARYTRGRGPLAVVHVEAAADRGEAQRREAAIRRLGRAGKAALAAGGREAT is encoded by the coding sequence GTGACCGCGGCCTGGCACGTCTACATCCTGCGCTGCGGCGACGGGTCGTTCTACACGGGGATCGCCCGCGACGTGGAGGCGCGCGTGGCGCAGCACGCGGCGGGGCGCGGGGCGCGGTACACTCGCGGCCGGGGGCCGCTCGCGGTGGTCCACGTCGAGGCGGCGGCCGACAGGGGCGAGGCGCAGCGGCGGGAGGCCGCGATCCGGAGGCTGGGGCGCGCGGGCAAGGCGGCTCTCGCCGCCGGGGGCCGGGAGGCAACGTGA
- a CDS encoding tetratricopeptide repeat protein, whose protein sequence is MTYPPPSPSAEHDVPELMPDALDDDTTTPYGPPSSGMPPSAGPPPSSGMPPSAGPPAEPSFLGDAARRVRDYFLALDPTFLSAIAPLALIAVILFTRAPSTNYIFDEQEALLANPYVNAKGGIGFLDAIHRDFWGLPPDRSVGSYRPLPNFLWRTIWAVTKQPFFHHFYNVLFHAVNGALLTCVTFWLTRRRGLAYLTGLLFVGCAVLTEAVSGIVGIADVLGGMGAIAALAALALPAWAMPFGVFAAVLFGLFSKESALVCVPLVPFAALIAAPLTHPTRPARFVRALLALLAAGAAFVLYVELRRRWFPAPMPAELAAPLPEGAPLVKRALHEALVWFHQAPLPRDPLNNPLGAADMPHRIAGALRVYWRGLTQIVFPWTLSGDYSYPQEPVPDRLVFFGSVAGAAMMVLPPLGSLALWIAALRREHLERRERRSVRAAFLVDGGQATSRRWPLLLAGALLAIAAAALAAYDWHVLRPAGRVPLLRALPLVLWPLPFLPAFLLGLGLLVEGARPLPCPATADRSAWVPLRRGYAGLCIAAIGLTWVVVSYFPHSNIPVVLPTVRAERFWYFPAIGSSLVLAVAFSWLHEALAGSTLTPRARWSWRAWVTPALFVLFFGFQCAQAYRHAMDYRNDLDFWAATKEAVPNSAKAHLNYSVMKGARGDLETRLSESKIAMDLAPTWPMAHVYTGDTLCRMHRPDEAFPHYQRGMELGPNELSLIALALQCLHDEQRLTAHDAELRRLAEEHPGTWLAYLAIDTLDNGATHGGVDPKYRPRGYNEGPKE, encoded by the coding sequence GTGACCTATCCGCCCCCGTCCCCTTCCGCCGAGCACGACGTGCCGGAGCTCATGCCCGACGCGCTCGACGACGACACGACGACGCCTTACGGGCCGCCGTCCTCCGGGATGCCGCCGTCGGCAGGGCCGCCGCCCTCCTCCGGGATGCCGCCGTCCGCAGGGCCGCCCGCCGAGCCGTCCTTCCTCGGGGACGCCGCGCGGCGCGTGCGCGACTACTTCCTCGCGCTCGACCCGACCTTCCTGTCCGCGATCGCGCCGCTCGCGCTGATCGCCGTCATCCTCTTCACGCGCGCCCCGTCGACGAACTACATCTTCGACGAGCAGGAGGCGCTCCTCGCCAACCCGTACGTGAACGCGAAGGGCGGGATCGGCTTCCTCGACGCGATCCACCGCGATTTCTGGGGGCTGCCGCCCGACCGGAGCGTCGGCTCCTACCGCCCGCTGCCGAACTTCCTCTGGCGCACGATCTGGGCTGTCACGAAGCAGCCGTTCTTCCACCACTTCTACAACGTCCTCTTCCACGCCGTGAACGGCGCGCTGCTCACGTGCGTCACGTTCTGGCTGACGCGGCGGCGCGGGCTCGCCTACCTCACCGGGCTCCTCTTCGTCGGCTGCGCGGTGCTCACCGAGGCGGTGAGCGGCATCGTGGGCATCGCCGACGTGCTCGGGGGCATGGGGGCGATCGCCGCCCTCGCCGCCCTCGCGCTGCCCGCGTGGGCGATGCCGTTCGGCGTGTTCGCGGCCGTGCTCTTCGGCCTCTTCTCCAAGGAGAGCGCGCTCGTCTGCGTGCCGCTCGTCCCGTTCGCCGCGCTGATCGCCGCGCCGCTCACCCACCCCACGCGGCCGGCGCGGTTCGTCCGGGCGCTGCTCGCGCTGCTCGCCGCGGGCGCGGCGTTCGTGCTCTACGTCGAGCTCCGGCGGCGCTGGTTCCCCGCGCCCATGCCGGCCGAGCTCGCCGCGCCGCTCCCCGAGGGCGCGCCGCTCGTGAAGCGCGCGCTCCACGAGGCGCTCGTCTGGTTCCACCAGGCGCCCCTGCCGCGCGATCCGCTCAACAACCCGCTCGGCGCCGCGGACATGCCGCACAGGATCGCCGGCGCGCTGCGCGTCTACTGGCGGGGCCTCACCCAGATCGTGTTCCCGTGGACGCTGAGCGGCGACTACTCGTACCCGCAGGAGCCGGTGCCGGACAGGCTCGTCTTCTTCGGCAGCGTCGCCGGCGCAGCGATGATGGTGCTGCCCCCGCTCGGCTCGCTCGCGCTCTGGATCGCGGCCCTCCGCCGCGAGCACCTGGAGCGGCGCGAGCGGCGCTCGGTGCGCGCCGCCTTCCTCGTCGACGGCGGCCAGGCGACGTCGCGGAGGTGGCCGCTGCTCCTCGCGGGGGCGCTCCTCGCGATCGCGGCGGCGGCGCTCGCCGCGTACGACTGGCACGTGCTCCGCCCGGCGGGGCGCGTGCCGCTGCTCCGGGCGCTGCCGCTCGTGCTCTGGCCGCTGCCGTTCCTGCCCGCGTTCCTCCTCGGGCTCGGGCTGCTTGTCGAGGGCGCGCGCCCCCTGCCCTGCCCTGCGACGGCGGACCGGAGCGCCTGGGTGCCGCTGCGCCGCGGCTACGCGGGGCTGTGCATCGCGGCGATCGGGCTGACCTGGGTCGTGGTCAGCTACTTCCCCCACTCGAACATCCCGGTCGTCCTGCCGACGGTGCGCGCCGAGCGCTTCTGGTACTTCCCGGCCATCGGCTCGTCGCTCGTCCTCGCCGTCGCCTTCTCGTGGCTCCACGAGGCGCTCGCGGGCTCGACCCTCACGCCGCGCGCGCGCTGGTCGTGGAGGGCGTGGGTGACGCCGGCGCTGTTCGTGCTCTTCTTCGGCTTCCAGTGCGCGCAGGCCTACCGGCACGCGATGGACTACCGCAACGACCTCGATTTCTGGGCGGCGACGAAGGAGGCGGTCCCGAACAGCGCCAAGGCGCACCTCAACTACTCGGTGATGAAGGGCGCCCGCGGCGACCTGGAGACCCGCCTCTCCGAGAGCAAGATCGCGATGGATCTCGCCCCGACGTGGCCGATGGCGCACGTGTACACGGGCGACACGCTCTGCCGGATGCACCGCCCCGACGAGGCCTTCCCGCATTACCAGCGCGGCATGGAGCTCGGCCCGAACGAGCTGAGCCTGATCGCGCTCGCGCTGCAGTGCCTGCACGACGAGCAGCGGCTCACGGCGCACGACGCGGAGCTCCGGCGGCTCGCGGAGGAGCACCCCGGGACGTGGCTCGCGTACCTCGCGATCGACACGCTCGACAACGGCGCGACGCACGGCGGAGTGGACCCGAAGTACCGGCCGCGCGGCTACAACGAGGGGCCGAAGGAGTGA
- a CDS encoding SDR family oxidoreductase: MTQVRSIFAPGLFGHQVAIVTGGGSGIGLACARELAYLGAKVALCGRRADKLEAAAKTLAGDGVSGDDVLAAPCDIREPEQIAAFVGQVLGKFGRVDVLVNNAGGQFPSPAMDMTPKGWEAVVRNNLNGTFYMTREVARRAMLPARRGRIVNVTASVSRGFPGMAHTGAARAGVENLTRSLAVEWAALGIRVNAVAPGSNIRSSGTSQYGDELLELARRATPLKRLAAPEEVSRLIVFLASDQNDFITGAVYGIDGGQPLWGDIWSVPEPDGAPSAPPDAKG, translated from the coding sequence GTGACCCAGGTGCGCTCGATCTTCGCCCCAGGACTCTTCGGACACCAGGTAGCGATCGTCACCGGCGGGGGCAGCGGCATCGGCCTCGCGTGCGCGCGTGAGCTCGCTTACCTCGGCGCGAAGGTCGCCCTCTGCGGCCGCCGGGCCGACAAGCTCGAGGCCGCGGCGAAGACGCTCGCGGGCGACGGCGTCTCCGGCGACGACGTGCTCGCCGCGCCGTGCGATATCCGCGAGCCGGAGCAGATCGCCGCCTTCGTGGGCCAGGTCCTCGGGAAATTCGGCCGCGTCGACGTCCTCGTGAACAATGCCGGCGGCCAGTTCCCGAGTCCGGCCATGGACATGACGCCGAAGGGCTGGGAGGCGGTCGTGCGCAACAACCTGAACGGCACCTTCTACATGACGCGCGAGGTCGCGAGGCGCGCGATGCTCCCGGCGCGCCGCGGCCGGATCGTGAACGTCACCGCGTCGGTGAGCCGCGGCTTCCCGGGCATGGCGCACACGGGCGCCGCGCGCGCCGGCGTGGAGAACCTGACCCGCTCGCTCGCCGTCGAGTGGGCGGCGCTCGGGATCCGCGTCAACGCAGTCGCGCCCGGCAGCAACATCCGGTCGAGCGGCACGTCGCAGTACGGCGACGAGCTGCTCGAGCTCGCGCGGCGCGCCACCCCGCTCAAGCGCCTCGCCGCCCCCGAGGAGGTCTCGCGGCTCATCGTCTTCCTCGCCAGCGACCAGAACGACTTCATCACGGGCGCGGTCTACGGCATCGACGGCGGGCAGCCGCTCTGGGGCGACATCTGGTCCGTCCCCGAGCCGGACGGCGCGCCGAGCGCTCCACCGGACGCGAAGGGCTGA
- a CDS encoding LytR/AlgR family response regulator transcription factor — protein MSTESDAKLRTLVVEDEWAARDYLVELLDGSNLAQVAGAVSSAGEAREILLGEGRRAFDVVFLDVRLSGGRNEGLDIARELAALQGAPLLVLATAFHTHALEAYDLGVSDYLLKPFTEQRVEQCLKRLRARDPRPERAGPLRIAARRNKGLVLFDRDEVWAFEAAERLTQVHTSHGVFDIDLSLAAIESSFGRSFVRVHRNWLINVAHVKELTREGETRVWVGDGLAAHGRGVHVPVARERAQQVLDSLLANTAGLRRGNEPTRSRRRGDA, from the coding sequence GTGAGCACGGAGAGCGACGCGAAGCTGCGCACGCTCGTCGTCGAGGACGAGTGGGCAGCGCGCGACTACCTCGTCGAGCTCCTCGATGGCTCGAACCTCGCGCAGGTCGCCGGCGCCGTATCGTCCGCGGGAGAAGCACGGGAGATCCTCCTCGGAGAGGGGCGCCGCGCGTTCGATGTGGTGTTCCTCGACGTGCGCCTCTCCGGCGGTCGCAACGAGGGGCTCGACATCGCGCGCGAGCTCGCGGCGCTGCAGGGCGCTCCGCTGCTCGTGCTCGCGACCGCGTTCCACACGCATGCGCTCGAAGCCTACGATCTCGGCGTCTCCGACTACCTCCTGAAGCCCTTCACCGAGCAGCGTGTCGAGCAGTGTCTGAAGAGGCTGCGGGCGCGTGACCCGCGGCCGGAGCGCGCGGGTCCGCTGCGGATCGCCGCGCGGCGAAACAAGGGTCTCGTGCTGTTCGACCGAGACGAGGTCTGGGCGTTCGAGGCCGCGGAGCGCTTGACGCAGGTGCACACCTCCCACGGCGTCTTCGACATCGACCTCTCGCTGGCGGCGATCGAGTCGTCCTTCGGGCGGTCCTTCGTGCGTGTGCATCGCAACTGGCTGATCAACGTGGCGCACGTCAAAGAGCTCACGCGAGAGGGCGAGACCCGCGTCTGGGTGGGCGACGGTCTCGCGGCGCACGGTCGCGGTGTCCACGTGCCGGTCGCGCGTGAGCGCGCGCAACAGGTGCTCGACTCGCTGCTCGCAAACACCGCTGGATTGCGCCGAGGAAACGAGCCCACGCGATCGAGGCGGCGCGGAGATGCGTGA